tctcttaagaaaaaagtaacattttatatcttaattgcacgaaaaaatatgtttagaAATTTCAAAGAATACTCTAATTACttcgaaattgatttttcttcgGATTTTCTTTTCGGTATAATTAAAGCACTctgtacaaatattaattagtgcGGCCTGTGACATGTCACATGACACGGTATAACGTCAGAGGGGTTTAATCCTAATCGCGATCGGTACATACAATTCGATGAAGACAAAGATGCGCATAAATACACTGGTATCTTATATAAACAGAATATTTAGCGAGTATGTTTGATATCATAAATTCAGGTAGCACACCGAGTGAGATAAGAACTTAATAAAGTCGGCGGTGTTTCTTTGTGCCTTACGAATAAAGCACGTGTACACTCGGCGTCtatattttcttgcaaaatgtaatttccATCACGTGACTTTAATGCGTCTGGTCCGCCGTTTTATAAGTTCTTAAACTTCTATTCTggtagaaatattaaatcgaaagaaaattaattttcaacattatcaCGTGAGCGAGAAACaagggttttttttttttttgtaaacatcgTCTCACAGAATTTGGCAGTCTCGCATTTCTCtagagaaacaaaaataaagcgaaaaaagaaaaattttattgcagtttGCAAGAATTTCGCTCTGGTTTACACAATTCTCTCCGATTGCAATGCTTGTAATTATTCTCTAGAATAACGTTCGactttttcgaataaattttctgtcgatttaatatttctatcagAGTAGAAATTTAGAAGCTTACAAAACGGGAGACCAGACGCAAGTCTTAAAGTCGAACAGAATTGTGAAGgaagcagaaaaaaattgctgtaAGTTGCAATAAAGTTTTGTTTCTACTTCTTCTCGTGGATTACTCCATCGAGAAACGTGATATAGCTTCTCAATTTGCCAAATTAACaatcaacaattttattcaagaCAGAACTGAACAGAAAAGTGACGATATTTGTGCGCTTAATTAAGACTTGCGCTTGATCGACTCGTGATACAAGTAGCTGCGTGAGTCTTCGTTCTTTACAAAGTCACATGCGCGTCGTGTGATAGAAAAATTAGTTTCGGTACGCAATTATCTGTAGTCTTAATGCTGTAACGTGTCATCTACATCAATACAAAGAGCTAATGAACATACATCGGAGACAGATACGCGACGCGACGAGGTCTGGAATATTAATTCGAGCATCTTCTTTCAAAGTCGGGACGTATGTTCTATTGACCGTTTGACGTGCAACTTGTTACGTTCAAGTTTCATAAAACTGGCGCACTTCCTCCTTATTTAGTCCCCAGCCGTCGTAATTTGATACGACTGAGTTAGGAAACAATGAGAGAGACCGCAAGACCCCTTGAGATGTCGCGGTATTTTCTTTCATGTGTTTTTATCGCGTCACGTTATCCCTTTCGTCATGTTTTGGAGATTTGAAACTGAATAAAGGCGTGCGATTGTTGGTGCGAGCTGCGCATCtgctaattgaaaataaacaaacgAAGAATAGATTTTAAGAAGGTACTTTATGTGCATTGCAGATTGGGAAATTGCCCGTCGTTCAGCAGCTCCATGACGCAAACGGAACTCCTGCAGGAACTGGCGAACGAGTGTCGGTACGACAAAATGGTGAGGCCGCCCGGAGTGGAGAATGCGATCGATCCGATCAGAATCTACACCAAAGCTTTTATCTACACGATAAAGTCCAACATGGCGAAAACTCTGGTACCCCGACAATTTTACTTATATACCTTGCGTGGGCGATGAGGCGTAGCACGGGCGTCGTCCAGGATCGATAATGACGTGAGAATAAATGACACATTGCAGCAATTTGACGTGCATCTAATGCTGCAGTTCCGTTATCTGGACAAACGGCTCGAGTTCACGGACATAGCCCCGTACATGAATCAGATATACGGCGGCCAAAACGCTCACGCGCTCATCTGGACGCCCACCGTGTACGTCGCGAACGAGCGTTCGTCGGCCGTGATGGGAAACGGCGTCAAAGATCTGCTCATCTCCATCAGTCCCGGCGGCATGGTTATCTTGAACACGAGGTAGATTTTCACGACGATTCGATCGTCGAGGCAAGCGAACCGTGCAATGCAATTCGATGAGCAAGCCTGTTTATGGGGCGCCCGCTTGAATTTCAGATTGGTGACCATGCTGAATTGCGGGCTTCGACTGGAAAAGTTTCCGTTTGACGTGCAAGAATGCCCGCTGGTGTTCGAAAGCTGTAGGACTGCCATTGTTGTATTATCAGCGTAACTTTGACGCACGATGCTCTTCTAACAATCGCTAACGAAATATTATGCAATGCAGCTGAAAAAATGGTGTGCTGCCTAGAGAAAAGCATCGTGCGAAGCTTAACACCGCACAAATGCGCACATTGAGAAAAAAGtttagaacatttttttttttccatccaGCTATATGTTTTGATAGATTTGAGATTAGTGTTGATTCGATCCAACTTGATCGTTACTTTAGCCACTCGGATGGATCGATCGcaaatcgattaaaatttataagctCCAGAATTCTCTAAATTATACGGAAAACCAcataattctttttcaattgCACGTGttgaaaaatgcataaatcTTCTTACTTCAGTACGCAAATTTTGAACGAAATAATCGTCAGCATAGTATGTTTAATCGTCAGAGCCACTTTTCTTTTCAGTGCATTATATTGACGCTTAGCCGTGTCTCATGCAAACGATTGCTTTACCTGCAGGGACTCACAATGTCAACGAAATGGTGCTGGACTGGGACAATGATTCGATTGTCGTCGCGAGTGATTTATATCTGACGGAGTACAAGCTCGTGGACACGTGGACCAATCGCTCCGGCGTATCTTACACCGAGACGCAGCATATTTACGGGCATTTCGGTAAAACTCAaatccaaataattttttgatgcgatttaaaaaaaaaaaaaaaagcatgcACGACTAATGATACGACGATTGCAGCCGGCAATTTCAGTTCGATAAGTATTACGTTTAAACTTGCGCGTGAAATGGGATTCTTCATGATGGACTATTACGTGCCGTCTATATTGATCGTCGTAGTCTCTTGGGTGTCCTTCTGGTTACACCAGGACGCAAGTGCGCCGCGAATAGTTTTAGGTAAAATATCTGTGTATGAAGCAGACGGAGCGGCAATATACGATGCCGGCGTTGATATTTGAGGGACTTGCGCGAACCTTGCACTTTCAGGAACGAACACCATCCTGGCGTTCATGACGCTTGCGTCGAAAGTGGAAAATTCGTTGCCGAAGGTGTCTTACATAAAAGCGAGTGAGATTTGGTTTTTGGGCTGCACGGTGTTCCTGTTCGCGGCAATGGTCGAGTTCGCCTTCGTCAACACGATATACAGGAGAAAGTATGTGAACTTTTTTCCCCCCCCGCGGAGCTTTAAGCTTCCACAGTAACGTGTTCGTGTGCGCAGGAAGAATGTGCCGTTGAAGAAAGTCAACAGCAAGTACATTCTGAAGTCAACTTTGACCCCGCGACTGGCGAGAAAGCAGTTCCAGAAGAATACAACCGGACTGGAACGCTCGCGATCGTGGTCGTCGTTAGATAACACGAATACGAACAGCGAGCAGGACTTCACGAGTCAGAATTATCTCACCGTACACGTGAGtcgccaataaaataatttactctCAATGCTAAGCCGCAAAGCGCGCCGAGAAACAATCTCTTCGAAGAAGAACAGTTAATTCCGTCCTGCGTCTCGCAAATCTCTTTCTTGCATTAGTCAAAGAGATCTTAAACGAAATCGTCTTCAGCTTCATCACGTAATATTCTTTTGTAACTGAGACATATTTATTACCTCTAAGTATTCGCAAAGAGCGCAAGATTATTTACGCTTTTTCGTATCAAtgcgtaataaattaatacgtaAACACAACTGCATACATAATTTActgcattttaatttacatatatataaaattaatcattatattttatttctgaacaaaatttctttcacattatattatcaattctatataaattcttctaataaaacaatgaagaataaaaaaatgtttataaatttttatttttatatcttaaaaaactttataaaaaattgttatacatTTCACAAACTTTTAAACAAAtctaaataatgattttaatctttcttcaatacataaaattttcttctaagTAGAGCTTATTGTTAAAGAGACCAAGACAATTTATGTAACAGTTCCGTCGCGAAATTGTCACGTTCGCTCTTTCCAGAGCTTTCCGAGCACAATCAACATTCCGTCAGTGAGAATAGAGGAGGACAAGGATCCGGATTGCTCTGTCGGCAGTATCACGACCATCGACAGCActccgccatccaagccctTTCCTCGCAGGGCGACTCTCGCCAAGCTGCACAATTTTACGACGATGACACCGCAGGAAATCGCGCAGTGGATCGACAAGCGCAGCAGAATAGTCTTCCCCGTGTCGTTCATCATATTCAACATACTCTACTGGTCTTTTATATGGATCTGAGATCGTACgctaattcatttaatttggTAAACGCGTTTCGGCTGTACGTACAACGAAACTCGGAAAGACGCGAGAATGACGAGACTCGACAGCATCAATGAAGAGTATTGCACACAAGTGCAAGCTGCTGCCTTTTAGACTTATTCGTACAATGATTTTCTTGtcgaaaatagaattttattaaaactgaaAGAATATCGCGTAAAAGAACCTTTGCCCGGAAGTAATGGCGATACTCTTTCTTGGTGCTGTCAAAATGTTCGCACGAAGTAAGATTAGAGAAGTAGAACACATAACATTTCCACACGACGGTTCTAAGTGTAAAACTTAAATTCTCCGCGAGTGAAAAATTCTGCAGCAAAAATATGAAGCGTTTATggttttatgttattttaactTAATTGTATAGTGAATGTCTTTTTACAAGGATCAAATTTTAAGAGTATATTTCACTCattgtaataataagaaaCGCATATAAACATAGTTCCGCAAATGTTTGATTTCCAAGTTACAGTTTTTGAAAGTTTCACATTCTGTCATAAAATATCTAGCAAAATGCTATTCATATAATACTTCTCGATGCATCGCCTGCgcctatatttttttaatgtaaattaactTTTGTACATAGAAGTGTCAaggtgaataaaaaatagatatgaGATATTTCGTACCTTATCGCGGAATGGGAAACTTTGAAAAGTCGCTTAGGAATGAATCATTTGCGAGTTTGTTTATAGAACACTTTCTTATCCTAAAATTTGATCGCTTATCTCAGAAACGCGTATAAAACTAaatcaaacaatttttgaaaatgtgaGTTTTGCATGTAAACTCCGCAGATAACATCTACGTCGAGCAAACTACTATTCCGCAGTTCATCATCATATCGTAATTTATGCAGAATCCTGTACGAAATAGATCAAAGTAACGTTTGCGAAACAATTGCATTTCGCATattgacgtttttttttttgtcatatcATATTGTACAATCGCGTTTTTACTGGAAATGAATGAATCACCGAAATCCTGAATATCGGCCTATTATATTTTCACCTCGCCCTCGAAACGTCTCCTATCTTCCTGCGTGCGTGTCGAGCGAAAAGATATGATCGATCTTAAAAGAGATACGATCGgtgcggcgcgcgcgcgcgcgcgcgcgcgtgctttACGGCGAGATGGATGTGTGTGTTCGAGAAACGTCGTAGGAGTGAAGGTCACTTTCAGTGGCTCGAAGGGTTGAGAATGGTCAATCTACATGTCTCACGCAATTTCCTTGTAATGGAATTCTCCGATACTCTCTGGCGGAGCAATTAATGCGCGGACGGCGCTTTTTCGCGCACTCTTAAAATAGCCGCGCGATATGTCCGCCTTCGCGTTTTCCTCCTTCGTGTTCCCGTTCAAATACGCTCGCGCCAATGTCGAGTTCACCGAGTTCGCGTTAATATTTATGTCGCCGAAGCGGCTTCTGTCATATTAATACGCGTGTCACATTACCGAGTAGCGCTCCGCCGAAACCGGCGCTCGTTCATTATTATTTCCGTCGAATTTTCTGCTAACAATAATCCGCTTTCAATAATCGAATGCAACGCCGTTATTTGGAGGTCAGAGGTGGTGAACCCTcttccgccgccgccgcataATGCCCGTTTAACGTTTCCTTCGTTCCTAAATATCGATCGGCAATATCTGACCGGTCTACTCAGCGGTGCTGACCTCGATGCTTAACTGTGTCCAGCATTGATTACTTTCGTCGGTCGAAAATGATAGTGGAACGGATAGCCGCGCGCCAGAACAGGCGCGAGTTGCGATTGCACGCTCCTACGATTCAAagtataattactttttagatTCTGAAAGACGCGATATTCAAAATCGCTGTTTCTGACAAAGGAAAATGGAACAAGGCTGACGCTAAGACCAACCATTTGAAAAATCGATGCTCTAATGCCTTACATAATGCCTCTAATGTACCTACATTCACGGCGATTGAAAAATTCCAACAAACCTAACGTTAATTATTTCCACAATCAAGATTGCATCCCGTGAAGCTTTCACCGTAACTCGCTTTAAACGATCTGGGATTCGCGATTTAggatttttctatttgcaattttatgttatttttttgtacagtcTTTTtacgaattaaattttaagaaaacaaaCAGACGATATAAAACCACGCgctgcaattaatttaaaacagattttaccTTAATAGTATTTCACTTTGCAGCTTATAGGCAGAAAGTAGAAATTTGTGATGAATAATATCTCTCgacatttaataaagaatCGATCTAAAGAAGAAtctgtcattaaaattaaggCGGCCTTAAGAGAAACGCTGTGCATTCGTATATATATCCGGATATACGTGATAAgagattataaatagaattttcttGCGAATTATAGATCGTCGAAAGCTTAAGACGCAATCAACGTTCCTTTATCGGCGCGTACAACGcggacataaataaatatcgtcGATGTGCAGCTGATAATGCAGCGGATTGCCGAGGGAGAAATTAATCGGTATTGTGTTAAATACAGCGCTGCAGATACACATATCTGATCGATTGCAATCGCGAAATTGCTAAGTGCGCCGACAAACGTAACTCTCTTCTCCGTGCGCCCGCTCATCCTTGACATTCTCGCGTTATTAATCGCAGCTTGATCAAGGAAGCGCGCAACTTGTTGAACAAACCGCGATTTGCGAGACTTTAAACGATAGGCTTTAACTCTACTTACACAATTGAGTGTTGAGTTATATATCGCATTAACTTCCGTGTGCCATATCTAGACGCTCGTAACTGCAGAGCATGCTTTTCACTCGCCTACTTCATAAATAATTCCTCGAGCTTTTCTTTTGGAATTGCAACATGTCAAGAAACGTCAACCAATTCTTCTCTCGCgcatttaactaaaaaaataacactatATCAAACAGTTAATTTGGCGTTGCTGCAtcacaactttttttttaactaaaaataattaaataattgagtttataaattttttacttcacATCAACGGCATTCATAAGAAATATCGTAACTGCGTTtctcaagaaaaatattttacgaacaTCTCTCTCACCCAAAAgcaaaaaatcatatataacgTCTGCTTTATATCAACGACAGTAAAATTAATcctgtaattaaaattcttaagtGAATGATTGCTTTTTGCGTGTTATGTCTTGCGATGACCAACGGTGTCGATtcacttttctctttcttacgggagaaaaaattagaaattgcaCGATGAAACTCTTCGATTGATATCGATATCGTTACGATACTTGGAAAAAGTATCACTTTATCGCGAAAACCTAAAAGGCATCGCTATATTCCGTCCTAATTCTGCAGCGAAACGACTTATCCGCTTTAAATCCGAGTCACAATGGCATTCggttgaatttttaatataccgCAGATTAGTACATGTGATGTAACAGCGCGAAAGTGGTAACAGTTTATGCATTAGCCACGTCATTGTTAATGCAGATCCTTCGGTCGAATGTCGCGGTACGCCCTACAATATACCGTATCCTTTCGCGTACATAGTAAACTGCCGGACGCCTTTACCTGGGCAGGTGGACAGGTGCGCTTCAGTCGGTCGCCCGACCGTGTCGCGATAACATTCCGCATATTCCGCTCACTTCGCGTGCGTGCTCATCGTCAGCTGAACGCATAATTACAACGCACATCCGATCCGTTTT
Above is a genomic segment from Linepithema humile isolate Giens D197 chromosome 6, Lhum_UNIL_v1.0, whole genome shotgun sequence containing:
- the LOC137000401 gene encoding pH-sensitive chloride channel 2-like isoform X1, with the protein product MTLGGGVFVLALSVYLLRAPLLADATKVLGNCPSFSSSMTQTELLQELANECRYDKMVRPPGVENAIDPIRIYTKAFIYTIKSNMAKTLQFDVHLMLQFRYLDKRLEFTDIAPYMNQIYGGQNAHALIWTPTVYVANERSSAVMGNGVKDLLISISPGGMVILNTRLVTMLNCGLRLEKFPFDVQECPLVFESWTHNVNEMVLDWDNDSIVVASDLYLTEYKLVDTWTNRSGVSYTETQHIYGHFAGNFSSISITFKLAREMGFFMMDYYVPSILIVVVSWVSFWLHQDASAPRIVLGTNTILAFMTLASKVENSLPKVSYIKASEIWFLGCTVFLFAAMVEFAFVNTIYRRKKNVPLKKVNSKYILKSTLTPRLARKQFQKNTTGLERSRSWSSLDNTNTNSEQDFTSQNYLTVHSFPSTINIPSVRIEEDKDPDCSVGSITTIDSTPPSKPFPRRATLAKLHNFTTMTPQEIAQWIDKRSRIVFPVSFIIFNILYWSFIWI
- the LOC137000401 gene encoding pH-sensitive chloride channel 2-like isoform X2; translation: MTLGGGVFVLALSVYLLRAPLLADATKVLGNCPSFSSSMTQTELLQELANECRYDKMVRPPGVENAIDPIRIYTKAFIYTIKSNMAKTLQFDVHLMLQFRYLDKRLEFTDIAPYMNQIYGGQNAHALIWTPTVYVANERSSAVMGNGVKDLLISISPGGMVILNTRLVTMLNCGLRLEKFPFDVQECPLVFESWTHNVNEMVLDWDNDSIVVASDLYLTEYKLVDTWTNRSGVSYTETQHIYGHFGTNTILAFMTLASKVENSLPKVSYIKASEIWFLGCTVFLFAAMVEFAFVNTIYRRKKNVPLKKVNSKYILKSTLTPRLARKQFQKNTTGLERSRSWSSLDNTNTNSEQDFTSQNYLTVHSFPSTINIPSVRIEEDKDPDCSVGSITTIDSTPPSKPFPRRATLAKLHNFTTMTPQEIAQWIDKRSRIVFPVSFIIFNILYWSFIWI